One part of the Bdellovibrio bacteriovorus genome encodes these proteins:
- a CDS encoding lytic transglycosylase domain-containing protein has product MPRIVLALTFFSVILGCATTSRFDSRIDKRLTPPLPNFIAKWRSAPISDLEKLEVGSNENNILWWKTYTVSMAKKEKQPQEACAGFTRLSLIPEFPLHDLALLRAYESCERINTLAELPANVAPWYRELYIDIKLKEALASEELQDDLPAYIEKARAESNKKKKEEYYMKALLIAQKLELKEDIQSIQTQLYKNSPRLNPLPAYKDLSAVASDYRFHREFDQALATYKKILAAKEATADEQFQALKNIRQTYKVAQRRTEYINATADVVNWSKTQFQKNKKDRRSIARFHDSQVLFAKTLWTEDQTSRAVKVLNETHRLLRGSYPMDEVYFILGRIDEEKGDFKKALEYFEASYQQPVSFAGLRDKIAWLKSWNYYKLSQWPEAKSSLEQMKDLVKDSSDKARARFWLARTLKKLDQAPEAQVELQTLIKEDPLGYYGVLAYRELGWEFPPLKVDVNELQGLSLFSVEELDAQTRLTTEWLIAVNEKPFAEKILNIAVDDLKKRNVTSEKTWLAVSSGYARSGLYLPLFSAIGALEPQVKDRLLNDHPDLLFPQAYGDIIAAASKKSGIPQEFIFSIIRQESAFNPEARSPVDAFGLMQLLPSVAKQLAKQNGLPYGEALDLYKPEINVPLGAFELKNLMRKYKDQYILAVSGYNANDSAIRGWLKTRYRDDSVEFIEEVPYEETRSYIKLTMRNYVFYQRLLHQDKGSLFPEELLKLSR; this is encoded by the coding sequence ATGCCTCGTATAGTACTAGCCCTGACATTCTTCTCTGTGATTCTTGGTTGCGCGACCACCTCGCGTTTTGATTCCCGTATTGACAAGCGCCTGACTCCGCCGTTGCCAAACTTTATAGCAAAGTGGAGATCTGCTCCTATTTCTGATCTGGAAAAACTGGAAGTCGGTTCTAACGAAAATAACATTCTGTGGTGGAAGACCTACACCGTTTCCATGGCAAAAAAAGAAAAGCAGCCCCAAGAGGCCTGCGCAGGCTTCACCCGCCTTTCCCTGATCCCCGAGTTCCCGCTGCATGATCTGGCTTTGCTGCGTGCTTACGAATCCTGTGAGCGCATTAACACCCTGGCAGAGCTGCCAGCAAACGTGGCGCCGTGGTACCGCGAGCTTTATATCGACATCAAACTGAAAGAGGCTTTGGCTTCTGAAGAGCTTCAGGACGACCTGCCGGCGTACATTGAAAAAGCCCGCGCTGAATCCAATAAAAAGAAAAAAGAAGAATACTACATGAAAGCCCTTTTGATCGCGCAAAAGCTCGAATTGAAAGAGGACATTCAAAGCATTCAGACCCAGCTTTATAAAAACTCTCCGCGCCTGAACCCGCTTCCGGCGTACAAAGACCTGAGTGCTGTGGCCTCGGACTATCGTTTCCATCGTGAATTTGATCAGGCTCTTGCGACCTATAAGAAAATTCTGGCGGCAAAAGAAGCCACGGCGGATGAACAGTTCCAGGCTTTGAAAAACATCCGTCAGACTTACAAAGTGGCGCAGCGTCGCACGGAATACATCAATGCGACCGCCGATGTCGTGAACTGGTCCAAAACTCAGTTCCAGAAAAACAAAAAAGACCGCCGTTCGATTGCCCGCTTCCATGATTCTCAAGTTCTGTTTGCAAAAACTTTGTGGACGGAGGACCAAACGTCCCGTGCGGTGAAAGTATTGAATGAAACTCACCGCCTGCTTCGTGGGTCCTATCCGATGGATGAGGTTTATTTCATTCTGGGTCGCATCGACGAAGAAAAAGGAGATTTCAAGAAAGCCTTGGAATACTTTGAAGCCAGCTATCAGCAGCCTGTCAGCTTTGCGGGCTTACGTGACAAGATCGCGTGGCTGAAATCCTGGAACTACTACAAGCTTTCCCAATGGCCCGAGGCGAAAAGCAGCCTTGAGCAGATGAAGGATCTGGTGAAGGATTCTTCCGACAAGGCGCGCGCCCGTTTCTGGCTGGCGCGCACGCTGAAGAAGCTGGATCAAGCTCCCGAGGCGCAAGTTGAACTGCAAACCCTGATCAAAGAAGATCCTCTCGGTTACTATGGCGTATTGGCCTACCGCGAACTGGGCTGGGAATTCCCGCCACTGAAAGTGGATGTGAACGAACTGCAGGGATTGAGCCTGTTTTCAGTTGAAGAACTGGATGCACAAACCCGTTTGACGACGGAGTGGCTAATTGCCGTGAACGAAAAACCGTTCGCGGAAAAAATCCTGAACATCGCCGTGGATGATCTGAAAAAACGCAATGTCACTTCTGAAAAGACCTGGCTTGCAGTGTCTTCCGGCTATGCCCGTTCCGGTCTTTACCTGCCGCTGTTCTCGGCGATTGGGGCGCTGGAACCTCAGGTGAAGGATCGTTTGCTAAATGACCATCCGGATCTGCTGTTCCCGCAGGCGTATGGCGACATCATTGCTGCTGCTTCCAAAAAAAGCGGCATTCCGCAGGAATTCATTTTCTCGATCATCCGTCAGGAATCCGCCTTCAACCCAGAAGCGCGCAGCCCCGTGGATGCCTTCGGCCTGATGCAGCTTCTGCCCAGCGTAGCAAAGCAGCTAGCCAAACAAAACGGTCTGCCTTATGGCGAGGCTCTGGACCTGTACAAGCCTGAAATCAACGTCCCGCTGGGGGCCTTTGAATTGAAGAATCTGATGCGCAAGTACAAGGATCAGTACATTTTGGCAGTGTCCGGTTACAATGCCAACGACAGCGCCATCCGCGGCTGGTTGAAAACCCGCTACCGTGATGATTCCGTGGAATTCATTGAAGAGGTTCCGTACGAAGAGACCCGATCTTACATCAAACTGACAATGCGAAATTACGTCTTCTATCAAAGACTGCTTCATCAGGACAAAGGCTCGCTGTTCCCGGAAGAATTGCTAAAGCTTTCCAGATAA
- a CDS encoding GNAT family N-acetyltransferase produces MYSKDLGSGFTVKEVSAVELNACLDEHFASVYSNRHEAEAVPFDDPQAQAKIDERRKQEQRYRLRLAVFFEGSIVGWHYGHATDAETYYMQNSAVLPSFRGIGLYAKLLTCTLQKLQEEGFQVVTSIHHPNNPSVLIPKLKAGFIVTGMQFHERFRSLIELKYIYNPERRKLFCRSLGLDI; encoded by the coding sequence ATGTATTCAAAAGACCTTGGAAGTGGCTTTACGGTGAAAGAGGTATCTGCGGTAGAGCTCAATGCCTGCTTAGATGAACACTTCGCATCTGTATATTCAAACAGGCATGAGGCTGAGGCAGTTCCGTTCGATGACCCTCAAGCGCAGGCGAAAATTGATGAACGTCGTAAGCAGGAGCAGAGATACCGGCTGAGACTGGCTGTGTTTTTCGAGGGCAGTATCGTTGGGTGGCACTATGGTCATGCAACGGATGCTGAAACCTATTATATGCAAAACTCAGCGGTACTGCCATCCTTTCGCGGCATAGGCCTTTATGCCAAACTCCTGACCTGCACGCTTCAAAAGCTTCAGGAAGAAGGATTCCAGGTTGTTACCAGCATTCATCACCCTAACAACCCGTCGGTCTTGATTCCGAAGTTAAAGGCTGGGTTTATCGTTACGGGGATGCAGTTTCATGAACGCTTTCGTTCGTTGATAGAGCTGAAATACATTTATAACCCTGAGCGCAGAAAGCTGTTCTGTCGGAGTTTGGGACTGGATATCTAA
- the htpX gene encoding protease HtpX produces the protein MAFLKRIGLFVLTNVLVIVTIGIVWSIVSRFLGMAGLNSYIPFLMAFCAVWGMGGAFISLFMSKWMAKMFHGVKIIDANNPNPELRNLVNKVHEFARRAQLPKMPEVGIYESVDINAFATGPSKKNSLVAVSTGLLQRMNEKEVDGVLAHEVAHIANGDMVTMTLIQGIVNAFAMFFSRILAGLVAANVDEKYREIVRFAVTILGDIAFTMLGSIVVNYFSRQREFRADAGGAKYSSRDSMVAALQKLRSVYDLPIPPEEGQTATLMISNRDKGGIAKLFMTHPPLEVRIEALQRGRF, from the coding sequence ATGGCATTTTTGAAACGTATTGGTCTATTTGTTCTAACGAACGTCCTTGTGATCGTCACGATCGGGATTGTTTGGTCTATCGTCAGCCGCTTTCTGGGCATGGCGGGACTTAACTCTTATATTCCGTTCCTGATGGCCTTCTGTGCCGTTTGGGGTATGGGTGGCGCGTTCATCTCCCTGTTCATGTCCAAGTGGATGGCGAAGATGTTCCATGGCGTGAAAATTATCGACGCCAACAATCCAAATCCGGAACTGCGCAACTTGGTAAACAAAGTTCATGAGTTCGCTAGACGCGCTCAGCTTCCTAAAATGCCAGAGGTTGGTATCTACGAATCCGTGGACATCAACGCTTTCGCGACAGGTCCTTCCAAAAAGAATTCTCTGGTTGCAGTTTCCACCGGACTTTTGCAGAGAATGAATGAAAAAGAAGTCGACGGCGTTCTGGCGCACGAAGTGGCCCACATCGCCAACGGTGACATGGTGACCATGACTCTGATCCAGGGTATCGTGAATGCCTTTGCGATGTTCTTCTCCCGAATCCTGGCCGGCCTTGTGGCTGCCAACGTGGACGAGAAATACCGTGAGATCGTGCGCTTTGCCGTGACGATCCTGGGCGATATCGCCTTCACAATGCTGGGTTCTATCGTGGTGAACTACTTCTCCCGTCAGCGCGAATTCCGTGCGGATGCCGGTGGTGCGAAGTATTCCTCCCGCGACAGCATGGTCGCAGCTTTGCAAAAACTGCGCTCGGTGTATGATCTGCCAATTCCACCGGAAGAAGGTCAGACTGCGACTTTGATGATTTCCAACCGCGACAAAGGTGGAATCGCCAAATTGTTCATGACTCACCCTCCTCTGGAAGTTCGCATCGAAGCTCTTCAGCGCGGTCGCTTCTAA
- a CDS encoding S8 family peptidase, producing the protein MFSRKMIVAAGCTGLVFFGGLGLYLYSTEEHSPSRSQSSKKDSTRALEKSFITSQTDKVIDEPSALFNDPAISQAWGLKKSDAARAWSVTKGSRDIVIAVIDTGIDIKHEDLAGNLWRNPGETGKDAMGRDKATNGIDDDGNGFVDDVYGWNFVSNNPKLDDNHGHGTHIAGIIGAEAGNGKGITGIAPEVSLMILKYYDPKVPGTDNLKNTVASIRYAVKMGAHIINYSGGGTEFSQEEHDAIAEAEKKGILFVAAAGNERSNSDQHHYYPADYKLSNIISVTAIDPSTQVLASSNYGVETVDIAAPGQNILSCLPGNSYGYMTGTSQATAFVTGAAALVMAHKQSFSASDVKKYILATGDAQSQLASKTRTSRQLNLYKALTILDQGVGATGVIAVNTANMKSFSGDPNDKNSRAAEDGVDATAKEMSHFGRSLIDAMGTKVRPSKLGTKQENEGF; encoded by the coding sequence ATGTTTTCTCGCAAGATGATTGTTGCAGCTGGCTGTACCGGTTTGGTGTTTTTTGGTGGACTGGGTCTATACCTGTATTCCACAGAAGAACATTCCCCTTCCCGTTCTCAAAGCTCTAAAAAAGACAGCACACGTGCTCTGGAAAAATCATTCATCACCTCTCAGACGGACAAAGTCATTGATGAACCGAGTGCGCTTTTCAACGACCCCGCCATCAGTCAGGCCTGGGGACTGAAAAAATCCGATGCGGCTCGAGCGTGGTCCGTCACCAAGGGCAGTCGTGACATCGTGATTGCCGTGATCGACACCGGCATCGACATCAAACACGAAGACTTGGCGGGCAACCTTTGGCGCAACCCGGGTGAAACCGGCAAAGATGCCATGGGCCGCGACAAAGCCACCAATGGCATTGACGATGACGGCAATGGTTTTGTGGATGACGTCTATGGCTGGAACTTTGTTTCCAACAATCCAAAACTGGATGACAATCACGGACACGGCACGCATATCGCCGGCATCATCGGCGCAGAGGCCGGAAACGGCAAAGGCATCACCGGGATCGCCCCGGAAGTCAGCCTGATGATTCTAAAATACTATGACCCGAAAGTTCCGGGCACGGATAACTTGAAAAACACCGTGGCTTCCATCCGCTACGCAGTGAAGATGGGCGCACACATCATCAACTATTCAGGTGGTGGTACTGAGTTTTCACAAGAAGAGCATGATGCCATCGCCGAAGCCGAGAAAAAGGGCATCCTTTTTGTCGCGGCGGCGGGGAATGAAAGATCCAACTCGGATCAACATCACTACTATCCGGCCGATTATAAACTGAGCAACATCATCTCAGTCACGGCGATCGATCCAAGCACGCAAGTTTTGGCATCGTCCAATTATGGTGTCGAGACTGTGGATATCGCAGCTCCGGGCCAGAACATTCTGTCCTGCCTTCCGGGGAACTCTTACGGTTATATGACGGGCACATCGCAAGCCACCGCATTTGTGACAGGTGCAGCTGCTTTGGTGATGGCACACAAACAGTCTTTCTCTGCCAGTGACGTGAAAAAATACATCTTGGCTACGGGGGATGCCCAGTCACAACTGGCTTCCAAAACCCGCACATCCCGTCAGTTGAATCTGTATAAAGCACTGACCATCCTGGATCAGGGCGTGGGCGCCACGGGTGTGATCGCGGTGAACACGGCCAATATGAAAAGCTTCAGTGGGGATCCTAATGACAAAAATTCCCGCGCCGCCGAAGACGGCGTTGATGCCACCGCCAAAGAGATGAGCCACTTTGGCCGGTCTCTGATCGATGCCATGGGCACCAAAGTTCGCCCAAGCAAACTCGGTACAAAACAGGAAAACGAAGGGTTCTAA
- the clpA gene encoding ATP-dependent Clp protease ATP-binding subunit ClpA, with product MMSRELERKLAEATELAKRNRHEFVTLEHILLILSESPVMVEILEACAVNVQKLKQDLRDHLKVGIPQITDEQLGSYGGFESWTPEFTLACHRLIQRAAIQMKSAGRNQISEGSLLVSLFYEQDSHAAFALARQGLTQFDIINFISHGITKDGKDHDIPSASAPRSAEYQAEGADETRGSPLESFCVNLNERAKQGKLDPLIGREDIIERTIQVLCRRTKNNPLLIGEPGVGKTAIAEGLAQKIVQNQVPEKLKNAVIYSLDLGGLLAGTKFRGDFEGRLKAVVKEIEKHPNAILFIDEIHTIVGAGATSGGSMDASNLLKPALASGDISCIGSTTHTEYRQYFEKDRALNRRFQKIDIHEPSKEDCVKILKGLRKSYEEFHQVSYSDEAIQASVELSQKHIHGKLLPDKAIDVLDEAGAYFRLKYENAEDIKIGVPEIEEVIAKMTGLPVASISSSEKTQLRDLDKKLKALIFGQDEAIDRLVANIKYARSGLGRPNKPIGSFLFTGPTGVGKTEVCRQLATIMGVHFERFDMSEYMEKHAVARMVGAPPGYVGYEEGGLLTEAVNKHPYCVLLLDEIEKAHPDITNILLQVMDAGRLTDSNGRVADFKNVVLVMTSNAGALETSRGTIGLIDENRGSLSMDAIKKAFAPEFINRLDAVVAFRDLSEDMVIRITQKFVDELKMTLLEKKVELNVSQDVIKWLMKKGYDKVYGARPLARCVDENLKKALVDELLFGRLVDGGRVSVELEKDLLKFHFSTTPTGGSGQKNQKQPVTT from the coding sequence ATGATGAGCCGAGAACTTGAGCGCAAGCTCGCCGAAGCCACGGAACTCGCCAAACGCAACCGACACGAATTTGTGACTCTGGAGCACATACTCCTCATCCTGTCCGAATCCCCCGTGATGGTGGAAATTCTGGAAGCCTGTGCAGTCAATGTGCAGAAACTAAAACAGGATCTGCGCGATCACCTGAAGGTCGGCATCCCCCAAATTACCGATGAACAATTGGGATCCTATGGAGGCTTTGAATCCTGGACCCCTGAGTTCACCCTCGCCTGCCATCGACTGATTCAGCGTGCGGCAATTCAAATGAAAAGCGCTGGACGCAATCAGATTTCCGAAGGAAGCCTGTTGGTGTCTTTGTTCTATGAACAAGATTCCCACGCCGCTTTTGCACTGGCTCGCCAAGGGTTGACCCAGTTTGACATCATCAACTTTATCTCTCACGGGATCACCAAAGACGGGAAAGATCACGACATCCCTTCGGCCTCCGCACCAAGATCAGCAGAATACCAAGCTGAAGGCGCAGATGAAACCCGCGGCTCCCCGCTTGAAAGTTTCTGCGTGAACTTGAACGAACGCGCCAAACAAGGAAAGTTAGACCCTTTGATTGGCCGTGAGGACATCATTGAAAGAACCATTCAGGTCCTTTGCCGTCGCACCAAAAACAATCCGCTTTTGATCGGTGAACCCGGCGTGGGTAAAACCGCGATCGCGGAAGGTTTGGCGCAAAAAATCGTGCAAAACCAAGTTCCTGAAAAACTGAAAAATGCCGTTATTTACTCTTTGGATCTGGGCGGCCTGCTTGCGGGCACCAAATTCCGTGGGGATTTCGAAGGACGCCTGAAAGCCGTCGTCAAAGAAATCGAAAAACACCCGAACGCCATCTTGTTCATCGATGAGATCCACACAATTGTGGGTGCCGGTGCGACCAGTGGGGGTTCGATGGATGCTTCGAATCTTTTGAAGCCCGCCTTGGCCAGCGGAGATATCAGCTGTATTGGCTCCACCACCCACACGGAATACCGCCAGTACTTTGAAAAGGACCGCGCGCTGAATCGCCGATTCCAAAAAATCGACATCCACGAACCGTCCAAAGAAGACTGCGTGAAAATCCTTAAAGGCTTGCGCAAATCCTATGAAGAGTTCCACCAGGTCTCTTACTCGGATGAAGCCATTCAGGCTTCTGTGGAACTTTCCCAGAAGCATATTCACGGAAAACTGCTTCCTGACAAAGCCATCGATGTTCTGGACGAAGCCGGGGCTTACTTCCGCCTGAAGTATGAAAATGCGGAAGACATCAAAATTGGCGTCCCAGAAATCGAAGAAGTCATTGCCAAAATGACCGGCCTTCCGGTGGCAAGCATTTCTTCCAGTGAAAAAACGCAGTTGCGTGATCTGGATAAAAAACTGAAAGCCCTTATCTTTGGTCAGGACGAAGCCATCGACCGCCTGGTCGCGAACATCAAGTACGCGCGCAGCGGCCTGGGCCGTCCGAACAAACCTATCGGAAGCTTCCTGTTCACCGGCCCTACGGGTGTCGGTAAAACGGAAGTCTGCCGACAGCTCGCGACCATCATGGGTGTTCACTTTGAACGCTTTGACATGAGTGAGTACATGGAAAAGCACGCCGTCGCCCGTATGGTCGGCGCGCCTCCGGGATACGTGGGGTATGAAGAAGGTGGTTTGTTGACGGAAGCCGTGAACAAACATCCTTATTGTGTTCTGTTGCTGGACGAAATTGAAAAAGCGCACCCGGACATCACCAATATTTTGTTGCAAGTGATGGATGCGGGTCGCTTGACCGACAGCAATGGTCGCGTGGCTGACTTCAAGAACGTGGTTCTGGTGATGACTTCCAACGCCGGCGCCCTTGAAACATCCCGCGGCACCATTGGTTTGATCGATGAAAACCGTGGGTCTTTGTCCATGGATGCGATCAAAAAAGCGTTTGCGCCAGAATTCATCAACCGCCTGGATGCCGTGGTGGCCTTCCGCGATCTTTCTGAAGATATGGTCATCCGTATCACTCAGAAATTTGTGGACGAGCTGAAAATGACTTTGCTTGAGAAAAAAGTGGAACTGAACGTTTCTCAAGATGTGATTAAGTGGCTAATGAAAAAGGGCTATGACAAGGTTTACGGAGCGCGTCCTTTGGCTCGTTGCGTGGACGAAAATCTGAAGAAAGCCTTGGTGGACGAACTTCTTTTCGGCCGTCTTGTTGACGGTGGACGCGTAAGTGTTGAACTCGAAAAGGATTTGCTCAAGTTCCATTTTAGCACCACCCCCACTGGCGGAAGCGGTCAAAAAAATCAAAAACAACCTGTCACAACGTGA